The Pelobates fuscus isolate aPelFus1 chromosome 2, aPelFus1.pri, whole genome shotgun sequence genome has a segment encoding these proteins:
- the ECHDC1 gene encoding ethylmalonyl-CoA decarboxylase, giving the protein MAASIWRCSFTRAKARWLHQRCLSLYNSSHGFDETKIKEKLAQFSGGYVDLRKGENGIAELCINNPSRMNAFTGTMMIQLEERISELESWQDGKGLIVYGAGNNFCTGSDLNAVKAISSPQARIMMCMLMQNTLTRMQRLPLISVALIQGKAMGGGSELCTACDFRLMAPGSEIRFVHKQMGLVPGWGGAARLIHLIGSRHTLKLLSGTLRVDPEYALRIGLADDILNYGDDRSLEETQKWMQTYTKGSPLINRAVKKVILSGREKNLEDALRTEKEIFGTVWGGPDNVQALSKGTKHK; this is encoded by the exons ATGGCAGCTTCCATTTGGAGGTGCTCATTTACCAGAGCAAAAGCTAGATGGCTCCACCAAAGGTGCTTATCCCTTTATAACAGCAGCCATGGTTTTGATGAGACAAAAATTAAGGAGAAACTTGCACAATTCTCAGGGGGCTATGTAGACCTCCGTAAAGGTGAAAATGGTATTGCAGAACTCTGTATAAATAATCCAAGTCGAATGAATGCGTTCACAG GAACAATGATGATACAGTTAGAAGAACGAATAAGTGAACTGGAAAGTTGGCAGGATGGGAAAGGACTCATTGTGTACGGCGCAGGGAATAACTTCTGTACTGGTTCTGATTTGAACGCTGTCAAAGCAATTTCCAGCCCACAGGCAA GAATCATGATGTGTATGTTAATGCAGAACACGCTGACAAGAATGCAGAG ATTACCATTGATAAGTGTTGCATTAATCCAAGGAAAGGCCATGGGTGGAGGATCAGAGCTGTGCACTGCCTGTGATTTCAG GCTAATGGCTCCAGGCAGTGAGATTAGATTTGTTCATAAACAGATGGGACTAGTTCCAGGATGGGGTGGAGCAGCCAGGTTAATTCATCTGATTGGAAGCAGACATACTTTGAAACTACTTTCTGGCACTCTAAGAGTTGATCCTGAATATGCATTAAGAATTGGACTTGCAGATGATATTTTAAATTATGGCGATGATAGATCACTAGAGGAAACCCAGAAATGGATGCAGACATACACCAAAGGTTCACCACTCATAAACAGAGCTGTGAAAAAAGTTATTCTGTCCGGTAGAGAGAAGAATCTTGAAGATGCTTTAAGGACAGAGAAGGAGATCTTTGGGACAGTGTGGGGTGGCCCTGATAATGTTCAAGCCTTGTCAAAGGGaactaaacataaataa